A genomic stretch from Desulfotignum balticum DSM 7044 includes:
- a CDS encoding LegC family aminotransferase → MEKYSDLITFIRQLYRTPTAHLPLHAPTFEQRDKDYVMDAIDSTFVSSVGEYVNRFEQDLAAFTGAARAVATVNGTCALQTALKLVGVESNDEVITQPLTFVATANAIAHLGAAPVFVDVDKDTMGLSPDALETWLKENTEVKAKAKVKTKNSQPQPYPQPQYQPVFNKHTGRRIAAILPMHTFGHPCRIEQIVAIAKAWSIPVVEDAAEAIGSWSRQTHCGLFGDLGILSFNGNKTITCGGGGAILTRDNTLAARAKHLTTTAKIPHPWEFDHDEIGYNYRLPNLNAALACAQLERLPDILKQKREIARAYQAFFAFRDWGQFMAEPHDTQSNYWLCTIALADRAARDALLEATNNAGVMTRPAWNLMPDLAMYAACVSGSLDNARWLQDRIINLPSSVRS, encoded by the coding sequence ATGGAAAAATATTCAGACTTAATAACATTCATTCGCCAGCTCTACCGCACCCCCACCGCCCACCTCCCCCTGCACGCCCCCACGTTTGAGCAGCGGGACAAAGACTATGTCATGGATGCCATCGACTCCACGTTTGTGTCCAGCGTGGGCGAATATGTCAACCGGTTCGAACAGGACCTGGCCGCCTTTACCGGCGCGGCCCGGGCCGTGGCCACGGTCAACGGCACCTGCGCCCTCCAGACGGCACTCAAGCTGGTGGGGGTGGAAAGCAACGATGAAGTCATCACCCAGCCCCTGACCTTTGTGGCCACTGCAAACGCCATTGCCCACCTGGGCGCAGCCCCGGTGTTCGTGGATGTGGACAAGGACACCATGGGGCTCAGCCCGGACGCCCTGGAAACCTGGCTCAAAGAAAACACAGAGGTTAAGGCTAAGGCTAAGGTTAAGACTAAGAATTCTCAACCTCAACCTTATCCTCAACCTCAATACCAACCTGTGTTTAACAAACACACCGGCCGTCGCATCGCCGCCATCCTCCCCATGCACACCTTCGGCCACCCCTGCCGGATCGAACAGATCGTTGCAATTGCCAAAGCCTGGTCCATCCCTGTGGTGGAAGATGCAGCCGAAGCCATTGGCTCATGGTCCAGACAAACCCATTGCGGCCTGTTCGGTGATCTGGGGATTTTGAGCTTTAACGGCAACAAAACCATCACCTGCGGTGGCGGCGGGGCCATCCTGACCCGGGACAACACCCTGGCAGCCAGGGCCAAACACCTTACCACCACGGCCAAGATTCCCCACCCCTGGGAATTTGACCATGATGAGATCGGATACAATTATCGGCTCCCGAATCTGAACGCGGCCCTGGCCTGCGCCCAGCTGGAAAGGCTCCCGGATATCCTCAAACAAAAGCGTGAGATCGCCCGGGCCTATCAGGCGTTCTTTGCCTTCCGGGACTGGGGACAGTTTATGGCGGAACCCCACGACACTCAAAGCAATTACTGGCTGTGCACCATTGCCCTGGCAGACCGGGCCGCCCGGGATGCATTGCTTGAAGCCACCAACAACGCCGGTGTCATGACCCGGCCGGCCTGGAACCTGATGCCGGATCTGGCCATGTATGCCGCATGTGTCAGCGGTTCGCTGGACAATGCCCGATGGCTCCAGGACCGGATTATCAACCTTCCCAGCAGTGTGAGATCATGA
- a CDS encoding four helix bundle protein, translated as MGLSGEVFRISSVLPKSEDYGLTSQLRRAANSVSGNIAEAFGRKTKKDKSNFYLISRGSAYETQSHLLYGQKVGYFDTETVDTLFQNYNGLIHELNKILKTLKG; from the coding sequence GTGGGGCTTTCCGGGGAGGTGTTCAGGATTTCTTCGGTTCTGCCCAAGTCGGAAGATTATGGATTGACCTCGCAATTGAGAAGGGCGGCAAACAGTGTGTCCGGAAATATTGCAGAAGCATTTGGAAGAAAGACCAAAAAGGATAAAAGCAATTTTTACCTGATATCTCGCGGATCAGCCTATGAAACACAAAGCCATCTGTTGTATGGACAAAAAGTAGGATACTTTGATACTGAAACTGTCGACACTCTTTTCCAAAACTACAATGGACTGATTCACGAACTGAACAAAATCCTAAAAACGCTCAAAGGTTAA
- a CDS encoding GDP-mannose 4,6-dehydratase, with product MKLTDKRILVTGADGFIGSHLTETLLDMGCRVRALSLYNSFNDWGWLEVIKGRDNLEVVCGDVRDPHFCKQITREIDVIFHLAALIAIPYSYVAPDSYVDTNIKGRFGRGRWGFPGRCSGFLRFCPSRKIMD from the coding sequence ATGAAACTCACTGACAAACGAATACTGGTTACCGGCGCGGACGGCTTCATCGGCTCGCACCTCACCGAAACCCTTTTGGACATGGGCTGCCGGGTCCGGGCCTTGAGCCTGTACAACTCCTTTAACGACTGGGGGTGGCTGGAGGTCATCAAGGGCAGGGACAACCTGGAGGTGGTGTGCGGCGATGTCCGTGATCCGCATTTCTGCAAACAGATCACCAGAGAGATCGATGTGATCTTTCATCTGGCGGCCCTGATTGCCATCCCTTATTCTTATGTGGCGCCGGACTCGTATGTGGACACCAACATCAAAGGCAGGTTTGGCAGAGGGCGGTGGGGCTTTCCGGGGAGGTGTTCAGGATTTCTTCGGTTCTGCCCAAGTCGGAAGATTATGGATTGA
- a CDS encoding NAD-dependent 4,6-dehydratase LegB — MELTDKRILVTGADGFIGSHLTEILLDMGCRVRALSLYNSFNDWGWLEVIKGRDNLEVVCGDVRDPHFCKEITREIDVIFHLAALIAIPYSYVAPDSYVDTNIKGTLNICQAARENGCIRVIHTSTSEVYGTAQYVPIDENHPLQPQSPYSASKIGADQMALSFHLAFGLPVTIARPFNTYGPRQSARAVIPTIITQIAAGKKQIQLGDVSPTRDFNYVLDTCKGFIDLARSDKTIGEVVNIGSGVEISVGDTLNLIKQLMHSDVTFITDDARIRPENSEVFRLCCDNTKIHNLTGFTPQYSLEQGLQQCIDWFTQPENLSRYKIDIYNV; from the coding sequence ATGGAACTCACTGACAAACGAATACTGGTTACCGGCGCGGACGGCTTCATCGGCTCCCACCTCACCGAAATCCTGCTGGACATGGGCTGCCGTGTCCGGGCCTTGAGCCTGTACAACTCCTTTAACGACTGGGGGTGGCTGGAGGTCATCAAGGGCAGGGACAACCTGGAGGTGGTGTGCGGCGATGTCCGTGATCCGCATTTCTGCAAAGAGATCACCAGGGAGATCGATGTGATCTTTCATCTGGCGGCCCTGATTGCCATCCCTTATTCTTATGTGGCGCCGGACTCGTATGTGGACACCAACATCAAAGGCACCCTCAACATCTGCCAGGCGGCCCGGGAAAACGGGTGCATTCGCGTGATCCACACCTCCACCTCAGAAGTGTACGGCACAGCCCAGTACGTGCCCATCGATGAGAACCACCCGCTGCAACCCCAGTCACCATATTCGGCCAGCAAGATCGGGGCGGACCAGATGGCGTTGAGCTTTCACCTGGCATTCGGCCTGCCCGTGACCATTGCCCGGCCGTTCAACACCTATGGCCCCCGCCAGAGCGCCCGGGCAGTGATCCCCACCATCATCACCCAGATCGCTGCCGGCAAAAAGCAGATCCAGCTGGGGGATGTGTCACCCACCCGGGATTTCAATTATGTGCTGGACACCTGCAAAGGATTCATTGACCTGGCCCGGTCGGACAAAACCATCGGCGAGGTGGTCAATATCGGCTCCGGGGTGGAAATTTCCGTGGGCGACACCCTGAACCTGATCAAGCAGCTGATGCACTCGGATGTGACATTCATCACGGATGACGCCCGGATCCGCCCGGAAAACTCCGAAGTGTTCCGCCTGTGCTGCGACAACACCAAGATCCATAACCTGACCGGGTTCACACCGCAGTATTCCCTGGAACAGGGCCTGCAACAATGCATTGACTGGTTCACGCAGCCTGAAAACCTGTCCCGGTATAAAATAGACATCTACAACGTTTAA
- a CDS encoding DNA-binding protein: MVLTRNFRETIQARAKKDPAYREAMLTEAVDSFLSGDVDVGKALLRDYIKATVGFETLSRQINKPSKSLHRMLSPSGNPGAHNFFEILSCLQNNEGLELVVTARHHSDTGLCDTAL; this comes from the coding sequence ATGGTTTTAACCAGAAATTTTCGAGAGACCATACAGGCTCGTGCCAAAAAGGACCCTGCATATCGTGAGGCTATGCTGACCGAGGCAGTAGACAGTTTTTTATCCGGTGATGTGGATGTAGGAAAAGCGTTATTGCGAGACTACATCAAGGCTACTGTCGGCTTTGAAACACTCAGCAGACAGATCAATAAGCCGAGCAAAAGTCTTCATCGGATGCTGAGCCCTTCCGGCAATCCTGGCGCACACAATTTTTTTGAGATTCTCAGTTGTTTACAGAATAATGAAGGGTTGGAACTCGTGGTTACTGCCCGTCATCATTCAGATACTGGTCTGTGTGATACTGCTCTATAA
- a CDS encoding type II toxin-antitoxin system RelE/ParE family toxin, translating to MYRLEQGNFSNTKGVGGGIFEYKIDFGPGYRIYFGKDGERIVIILGGGTKKRQNQDIDAAKIHWQDYKARKRQSE from the coding sequence TTGTACAGGCTTGAGCAAGGCAACTTTTCAAACACAAAAGGCGTTGGTGGTGGAATTTTCGAGTACAAAATTGATTTTGGTCCTGGCTACCGCATCTATTTCGGAAAAGATGGCGAGCGTATTGTGATCATTTTAGGTGGCGGTACAAAGAAACGCCAAAATCAAGATATCGATGCCGCAAAAATACACTGGCAGGATTATAAAGCCCGAAAACGCCAAAGTGAGTGA
- a CDS encoding DUF3368 domain-containing protein, translated as MNGLCLTGSIGVLLRAKRKGLDFSMTEAIDRMQSNGIYLSKKVIDFALRQ; from the coding sequence TTGAACGGTCTTTGTCTGACAGGATCAATAGGCGTACTGCTCCGTGCAAAACGCAAAGGACTTGATTTTTCGATGACAGAAGCAATAGATAGAATGCAATCCAATGGCATTTACCTGAGTAAGAAGGTAATCGATTTTGCCCTCCGGCAATAA
- a CDS encoding UPF0175 family protein produces the protein MQNQFNVEYPQNLPDLLQMTKQAFEDEARMAMAVKLFELKRLSSGMAAELAGCSRVAFLLGLHRFNVPMIDLEEEELLAEGLRD, from the coding sequence ATGCAAAATCAATTTAATGTCGAGTATCCACAGAATCTGCCGGATCTCCTCCAGATGACAAAGCAGGCATTTGAGGACGAGGCCAGAATGGCAATGGCTGTCAAACTGTTTGAACTGAAGCGGCTTTCGTCAGGGATGGCCGCTGAATTGGCCGGATGCAGCAGGGTTGCGTTTCTGCTTGGACTCCACCGGTTTAACGTGCCGATGATAGACCTTGAAGAAGAAGAACTGTTGGCAGAAGGATTGCGAGATTGA
- a CDS encoding type II toxin-antitoxin system RelE family toxin, with product MKTIFKKSFAGDLKKRKNDSDFTQRVKEVIQEVEKAENILDITDLKKLTNENIYYRIRTGNFRIGIKIVSVESETAVVFVRALHRKDIYRKFP from the coding sequence ATGAAAACAATTTTTAAAAAAAGTTTTGCTGGAGATTTAAAAAAGCGGAAAAATGATTCTGATTTCACACAGCGGGTTAAAGAAGTTATCCAGGAAGTTGAGAAAGCCGAAAATATTTTGGATATTACCGATTTAAAAAAATTGACAAATGAAAACATTTATTATCGAATTCGTACCGGGAATTTCCGAATTGGCATTAAAATAGTGTCTGTTGAATCTGAAACTGCAGTTGTCTTTGTTCGTGCGCTTCATCGGAAAGATATTTACCGTAAATTTCCCTGA